Proteins encoded by one window of Cystobacter ferrugineus:
- a CDS encoding type VI secretion system Vgr family protein produces the protein MFDVKGLADPLRVVRFSGTEGMSSLFEFQVELASENPYIDFAEVVGKSALLTIRGAEALRCLHGMVSCFEQLHELPRYTLYRATVSPLVWRLEHRHDCRIFQKLDTPTILKKVFEAGSIPSDRVRFVLTGNYEPRDYCVQYRESDWAFASRLMEEDGIFYFFEHDTDKHVLVIGDGRPALKPIHATEALPFRRETGMAVLEDHVRRFHFREEVRSGRTTLRDFRFKQPELRMEVEQRAEVDADLEVYDYPGEYQDPSLGTPAKGRTIAKVRLEEFQATKRVGQGESDCERLCPGRLFKLEEHSRGDYNGRYLLTRVRHEGAQPQVLDEESQGGEFNYSNDFLCIPENVPFRPARVTPRSHVKGVQTAVVVGPSGEEIHVDEWGRVKVQFHWDRQGKRDEHSSCWVRVSQLWAGEAWGAMFIPRIGQEVIVDFIEGDPDRPIIIGRVYNGNNFVPYELPAQKTKSTIKSSSSLGGEGYNELRYEDRKGNEQIFMHAQRNMDVHVKNDSFENILHDRHQTIGSQGSGGKVGDQNELVYRDKSLTVHRHRQEQVGGDLKLLVGGIDGEGDVDIVIRSNRLELVHKDSHLHVKQSLNEKVDVDHSKTVGKDLHLKVGQLTALDSGKEIHLKSTKIVIEASSGITLKGPGGFITIDSRGVAIKGKLIQNNSGGSALTGSGSSPTHPADAVEAQPTVPTEADDGSLP, from the coding sequence GTGTTCGACGTCAAGGGCCTCGCGGATCCCCTGCGGGTAGTGCGTTTCTCGGGCACGGAGGGGATGTCGAGCCTCTTCGAGTTCCAGGTGGAACTGGCCAGCGAGAACCCCTATATCGACTTCGCGGAGGTGGTGGGCAAGTCGGCGCTCTTGACGATCCGGGGGGCGGAGGCGCTCAGGTGCCTGCACGGCATGGTCAGCTGCTTCGAGCAACTCCACGAGCTGCCCCGCTACACCCTCTATCGAGCCACCGTGTCGCCGCTGGTGTGGCGGCTCGAGCATCGCCACGACTGCCGCATCTTCCAGAAGCTGGACACGCCGACCATTCTGAAGAAGGTCTTCGAGGCAGGGTCCATCCCCTCCGACCGCGTGCGCTTCGTGCTGACGGGCAACTACGAGCCGCGTGACTACTGCGTGCAGTACCGGGAGTCGGACTGGGCCTTCGCCAGCCGGCTGATGGAAGAGGACGGCATCTTCTATTTCTTCGAGCACGACACGGACAAGCATGTGCTGGTGATCGGAGATGGGCGGCCGGCCCTCAAACCCATCCATGCGACGGAAGCACTCCCCTTTCGGCGGGAGACGGGCATGGCGGTCCTGGAGGACCACGTGCGCCGCTTCCACTTCCGCGAAGAGGTGCGCTCGGGCAGGACGACCCTGCGCGACTTCAGGTTCAAGCAGCCCGAGCTGAGGATGGAGGTCGAGCAGCGGGCTGAGGTGGATGCGGATCTGGAGGTCTATGACTATCCAGGGGAGTACCAGGATCCCTCCCTGGGAACGCCGGCCAAGGGCAGGACGATCGCCAAGGTGCGGCTGGAGGAGTTCCAGGCGACGAAGCGTGTCGGCCAGGGCGAGAGCGATTGTGAGCGGTTGTGCCCGGGACGGCTATTCAAGCTGGAAGAGCACTCGCGCGGTGACTACAACGGGCGCTATCTGCTCACCCGGGTACGGCACGAGGGCGCTCAGCCCCAAGTCCTGGACGAGGAGTCCCAAGGGGGGGAGTTCAACTACTCCAACGACTTCCTGTGCATTCCAGAGAACGTGCCCTTCCGGCCGGCACGGGTGACTCCCCGGAGTCACGTGAAGGGCGTCCAGACGGCGGTGGTCGTGGGCCCATCGGGGGAGGAGATCCATGTGGACGAGTGGGGCCGGGTGAAGGTCCAGTTCCACTGGGATCGGCAGGGCAAGCGAGATGAGCACAGCTCGTGCTGGGTGCGCGTGAGCCAGTTGTGGGCGGGAGAGGCCTGGGGGGCCATGTTCATCCCCCGCATCGGCCAGGAGGTCATCGTCGACTTCATCGAAGGTGACCCGGACCGGCCCATCATCATTGGCAGAGTGTATAACGGCAACAATTTCGTGCCCTATGAACTGCCAGCGCAGAAAACGAAGAGCACCATCAAGTCCAGCTCAAGCTTGGGTGGGGAGGGCTACAACGAACTGCGCTACGAGGACAGGAAGGGGAACGAACAGATCTTCATGCACGCCCAGAGAAACATGGACGTGCACGTGAAGAACGACTCATTCGAGAACATTCTCCACGACCGGCACCAGACGATTGGTTCTCAGGGAAGTGGGGGAAAAGTGGGCGACCAGAATGAGCTCGTGTACCGCGACAAGAGCCTGACGGTGCACCGGCACCGTCAAGAGCAGGTCGGCGGGGACCTGAAACTGCTGGTGGGTGGGATCGATGGCGAAGGGGATGTGGATATCGTCATCCGCTCCAACCGGTTGGAGTTGGTGCACAAGGACAGCCACCTACATGTGAAGCAGAGCTTGAACGAGAAGGTGGACGTCGACCACTCGAAGACAGTGGGCAAGGATCTGCACCTGAAGGTAGGGCAGCTCACTGCGCTGGATTCGGGAAAGGAGATCCACCTGAAGTCGACGAAGATCGTGATCGAGGCGTCGAGCGGGATCACGCTCAAGGGGCCGGGAGGCTTCATCACGATCGACTCGCGCGGAGTCGCCATCAAGGGCAAACTCATTCAGAATAACTCGGGCGGCTCGGCGTTGACGGGGAGCGGATCAAGCCCGACGCATCCTGCGGACGCGGTGGAGGCGCAGCCCACCGTTCCGACGGAAGCGGATGACGGAAGCCTCCCGTGA
- a CDS encoding MFS transporter — MTPSPPSTEAQHAPSKTGSRLASIAVASALFMEFIDSTALSTALPALSTAFGSDPVHLKLALTSYILALAVVAPASGWIADRHGPRRVFMTAMGVFLAGSVLCGFSRSLAELVVFRTLQGVGGALMVPVGRLIVVSSAPRERLVSAMSWFTMPALVGPLVGPPLAGFILKIADWPWIFFINVPVGILGMLAVLRFVPPLHQPYPGRFDMKGFVIAATAITSLVGASEVVGMGLVPVAVQLGMWGLALGSIAAYIRHALRVERPVLNVRLVRYDTFRASLVGGTVVRVGLGATPFLLPLLFQVGLGWGPLETGLVTVGTAVGAMACKPVAPGIIRRFGFRSTLIYANFVTAVLTALPAFFRGWTPVALMVVVLTVGGFMRSMQFTALNTVAYADIPQGTVSNASTLSVVTQQMGLSLGISFGGLMLHLARGDAEGVITPNQFILPFVAVGVVTMLAGPLFRRMSPEAGASIQGRSRMAA; from the coding sequence GTGACTCCGTCCCCTCCATCCACCGAGGCCCAGCACGCCCCATCCAAGACGGGCTCCCGGCTCGCCTCCATCGCGGTGGCCAGCGCGCTGTTCATGGAGTTCATCGACTCCACGGCGCTGTCCACCGCGCTGCCCGCGCTGTCCACGGCGTTCGGCAGTGACCCGGTGCACCTGAAGCTGGCCCTGACGTCCTACATCCTCGCGCTGGCGGTGGTGGCACCGGCGAGCGGGTGGATCGCCGATCGCCACGGGCCCCGGCGCGTGTTCATGACGGCCATGGGGGTGTTCCTCGCGGGCTCGGTGCTCTGTGGCTTCTCGCGCTCGCTGGCCGAGCTCGTCGTCTTCCGCACGCTCCAGGGGGTCGGGGGTGCGCTGATGGTGCCGGTGGGGCGGTTGATCGTCGTGAGCTCGGCCCCACGCGAGCGGCTCGTGTCGGCGATGAGCTGGTTCACCATGCCCGCGCTGGTCGGTCCGCTCGTGGGGCCTCCGCTGGCCGGCTTCATCCTGAAGATCGCGGACTGGCCGTGGATCTTCTTCATCAACGTGCCGGTGGGAATCCTCGGCATGCTCGCGGTGCTGCGCTTCGTGCCGCCCCTGCACCAGCCCTATCCGGGCCGGTTCGACATGAAGGGCTTCGTCATCGCGGCCACCGCCATCACCTCGCTGGTGGGCGCGTCCGAGGTGGTGGGCATGGGGCTGGTGCCGGTGGCCGTGCAGCTCGGCATGTGGGGGCTCGCGCTCGGATCGATCGCGGCCTACATCCGCCATGCCCTGCGGGTGGAGCGGCCGGTGCTCAACGTGCGGCTGGTGCGCTACGACACCTTCCGGGCGAGCCTCGTCGGCGGCACCGTGGTGCGGGTGGGCCTGGGTGCCACGCCCTTCCTGCTGCCGCTGCTGTTCCAGGTGGGGCTCGGGTGGGGGCCGCTGGAGACGGGACTGGTGACGGTGGGCACGGCCGTGGGCGCCATGGCGTGCAAGCCCGTGGCTCCCGGCATCATCCGCCGGTTCGGCTTCCGCTCCACCCTGATCTACGCCAACTTCGTCACCGCCGTGCTCACGGCCCTGCCCGCCTTCTTCCGGGGGTGGACGCCGGTGGCGCTCATGGTCGTGGTGCTGACGGTGGGCGGCTTCATGCGCTCCATGCAGTTCACCGCCCTCAACACCGTGGCCTACGCGGACATCCCCCAGGGCACGGTGAGCAACGCCTCCACGCTGTCGGTGGTGACGCAGCAGATGGGGCTCAGCCTGGGCATCAGCTTCGGCGGGTTGATGCTGCACCTGGCGCGCGGAGACGCCGAGGGCGTCATCACCCCGAACCAGTTCATCCTCCCCTTCGTCGCCGTGGGCGTGGTGACGATGCTCGCCGGGCCGCTCTTCCGGCGCATGTCCCCCGAGGCGGGTGCCAGCATCCAGGGACGCAGCCGCATGGCCGCGTGA
- a CDS encoding glutathione S-transferase family protein encodes MPQLILHHYPSSPFSEKIRAILGFKGLRWSSVVIPVIMPKPDVVALTGGYRKTPFLQIGSDIYCDSALIADVLERLAPTPTLHPPESAGLTRIVAQWADSSLFGAAVGHIFQPAGVQSLFGHLPPAHIKAFLADRAALSAGASSPGMNPQEATGALRLYLQQLDARLADGRPWLFGQAPSLADFSVYHCLWFVQQVKAVSGILDEFPRVKPFIDRFQTFGQAAPEQLSSTEAIEIAARGRPEALADEPFQDARQGLAKGARVKVSATDYGKDPVEGEFVLSRPNELAIRRTDPRAGELVVHFPRLGFQVRAAE; translated from the coding sequence GTGCCCCAGCTCATCCTCCACCACTACCCGAGCTCGCCTTTCTCCGAGAAGATCCGCGCCATCCTCGGCTTCAAGGGGCTGCGCTGGAGCTCGGTGGTCATCCCCGTCATCATGCCCAAGCCCGACGTGGTGGCGCTGACGGGCGGCTACCGCAAGACGCCCTTCCTGCAGATCGGCTCGGACATCTACTGCGACTCGGCGCTCATCGCGGACGTGCTGGAGCGGCTCGCGCCCACGCCCACGCTCCACCCGCCCGAGTCGGCGGGGCTGACGCGCATCGTGGCGCAGTGGGCGGACTCCTCGCTGTTCGGGGCCGCCGTGGGCCACATCTTCCAGCCCGCGGGCGTGCAGAGCCTCTTCGGCCACCTGCCTCCGGCGCACATCAAGGCCTTCCTGGCCGATCGCGCGGCCCTGAGCGCTGGCGCCAGCTCGCCGGGCATGAATCCCCAGGAGGCCACGGGGGCGCTGCGCCTGTACCTCCAGCAGCTCGACGCGCGGCTGGCGGATGGCCGGCCGTGGTTGTTCGGCCAGGCCCCGAGCCTCGCCGACTTCTCCGTCTACCACTGCCTCTGGTTCGTCCAGCAGGTGAAGGCGGTCTCGGGCATCCTCGACGAGTTCCCGCGCGTGAAGCCCTTCATCGACCGCTTCCAGACGTTCGGCCAGGCCGCGCCCGAGCAACTGTCGAGCACGGAGGCCATCGAGATCGCCGCGCGTGGCCGGCCCGAGGCCCTCGCCGACGAGCCCTTCCAGGACGCGCGGCAGGGGCTGGCGAAAGGTGCGCGCGTGAAGGTGTCGGCCACGGACTACGGCAAGGATCCGGTGGAAGGTGAGTTCGTGCTGTCCCGTCCAAATGAGCTCGCCATCCGGCGCACCGACCCGCGCGCCGGAGAGCTGGTCGTCCACTTCCCGCGCCTCGGCTTCCAGGTGCGCGCGGCGGAGTGA
- a CDS encoding glycosyltransferase family 4 protein produces the protein MLRRILEPGGPSSPMREQSRGFKTSPVQRVLMTTDAVSGVWTDSLELCRALAARGVRVDLALLGGPLSADRGMEARDVPGLVLHESPCRAEAWETWLLELEEQLAPDIVHLHVASHGELAWKAPTLVVAHACPLSCCEALPGEHAPERYAHHWRETTRGLRAAGCVVAPTSAMLASVERHHGPFRSTRVIPPARRAEAFLPDAKESFVFSSCRVWDETKNLAALEAIAPRLSVPVCIAGQAPRTVQAESLGLLSPWELAGWMSRAAVFALPARYEPFGLSVLEAALAGCALVLGDLPSLREVWGDAALFVHPDDVEGLAQALRWLMTHPTEREGRANRARNRALTFTPRRMAEAYLELYAALRVRPLDSWGHPLLHAG, from the coding sequence ATGCTGCGTCGGATCCTGGAACCAGGCGGGCCCTCGAGTCCCATGAGGGAGCAGTCGCGAGGCTTCAAGACATCGCCGGTCCAGCGGGTGTTGATGACCACGGACGCGGTGAGTGGTGTGTGGACGGACTCGCTGGAGCTGTGCCGGGCGCTGGCGGCTCGGGGCGTGCGGGTGGACCTGGCGCTGCTGGGAGGTCCCCTGTCCGCCGACCGGGGAATGGAGGCGCGGGACGTGCCCGGCCTCGTCCTCCACGAGAGCCCATGCCGGGCGGAGGCGTGGGAGACGTGGCTGCTGGAACTGGAGGAGCAACTGGCCCCCGACATCGTCCACCTCCATGTCGCCAGCCATGGGGAGCTCGCCTGGAAGGCACCGACATTGGTGGTGGCGCACGCATGTCCCCTGTCGTGTTGCGAGGCCCTCCCGGGAGAGCACGCGCCGGAGCGCTACGCACACCACTGGCGGGAGACGACGCGGGGCCTGCGCGCGGCGGGGTGCGTGGTGGCGCCCACTTCGGCCATGCTCGCCTCCGTCGAGCGGCACCATGGCCCCTTCCGCTCCACGCGCGTCATTCCCCCCGCGCGGCGCGCGGAGGCCTTCCTCCCGGATGCGAAGGAGTCCTTCGTGTTCTCGTCGTGCCGGGTGTGGGACGAGACCAAGAACCTGGCGGCGCTGGAGGCCATCGCTCCGAGGCTCTCCGTGCCGGTGTGCATCGCGGGGCAGGCACCTCGCACCGTGCAGGCGGAGTCGCTGGGGCTCCTGTCGCCGTGGGAGCTCGCCGGGTGGATGTCCCGGGCGGCCGTGTTCGCGCTGCCCGCGCGCTACGAGCCCTTCGGACTGTCCGTGCTGGAGGCCGCGCTCGCCGGGTGCGCGCTGGTGCTCGGAGACCTTCCCAGCCTGCGCGAGGTGTGGGGAGACGCCGCGCTCTTCGTCCACCCGGATGACGTGGAGGGGCTCGCGCAGGCCCTACGCTGGTTGATGACGCACCCCACCGAGCGCGAGGGCCGGGCCAACCGGGCCCGCAACCGCGCGCTCACCTTCACGCCCCGCCGCATGGCGGAGGCGTACCTCGAACTCTACGCCGCGCTGCGCGTGCGGCCCCTCGACTCGTGGGGGCACCCGCTCCTGCACGCGGGCTGA
- a CDS encoding inositol-3-phosphate synthase produces the protein MKRSTSMPPPGGKLAVLLPGMGAVASTFIAGVLLARRGLGLPVGSLTQMGGMRVGGERVRLSQYLPLARLDQLVFGGWDIFPENVHEAAIHSKVLEPAQLEPVRAELEAIRPMKGVFHPQYVKRLHGTHVKTGATKADLVEQVRQDIRAFLRDNDCTRAVAIWCGSTETYVAADQVHASRRAFEAGLLKNDPSITNSQLYAWACIQEGVAFANGSPNLAVDFPAAAELARHHEVALAGKDFKTGQTLMKTVIAPALKARMLGVRGWFSTNILGNRDGEVLDDPESFRSKEITKRGVLEEILQTGDHPELYGDLFHKVRIEYYPPRGDAKEGWDNIDLFGWLGYPMQMKIDFLCRDSILAAPIVLDLALLMDLAQRAGRIGTQDWLGFYFKSPMTEPGRSADHELFLQERRLKNTLRAMMGDEARGPSSTEGDD, from the coding sequence ATGAAACGATCGACCTCCATGCCTCCCCCTGGAGGAAAGCTCGCCGTCCTGCTGCCAGGGATGGGCGCCGTGGCCAGTACGTTCATCGCGGGCGTCCTGCTGGCCCGCCGGGGATTGGGACTGCCGGTGGGATCGCTCACGCAGATGGGAGGGATGCGCGTGGGCGGCGAACGGGTCCGCCTGAGCCAATACCTGCCATTGGCCCGGCTGGACCAGCTCGTCTTCGGCGGCTGGGACATCTTCCCCGAGAATGTCCATGAAGCGGCAATCCATTCCAAGGTCCTGGAGCCCGCGCAGCTCGAGCCCGTACGCGCGGAGCTGGAAGCCATCCGGCCCATGAAGGGCGTCTTCCATCCTCAATACGTCAAACGTCTGCACGGCACGCACGTGAAGACGGGCGCGACCAAGGCGGACCTGGTGGAGCAGGTGCGCCAGGACATCCGCGCCTTCCTGCGTGACAATGATTGCACCCGCGCGGTGGCTATCTGGTGCGGCTCCACCGAGACCTACGTGGCGGCCGATCAGGTCCATGCCTCCCGCCGCGCCTTCGAGGCCGGGCTGCTCAAGAACGACCCCTCCATCACCAACTCGCAGCTCTACGCCTGGGCCTGCATCCAGGAAGGGGTGGCCTTCGCCAATGGCTCACCCAACCTCGCGGTGGACTTCCCCGCCGCCGCCGAGCTCGCGCGCCACCACGAAGTGGCGCTCGCCGGCAAGGACTTCAAGACGGGCCAGACGTTGATGAAGACCGTCATCGCCCCCGCCCTCAAGGCCCGCATGCTCGGGGTGCGCGGGTGGTTCTCCACCAACATCCTCGGCAACCGCGACGGCGAGGTGCTCGATGATCCCGAGTCCTTCCGCTCCAAGGAAATCACCAAGCGCGGCGTGCTCGAGGAGATCCTCCAGACGGGGGACCACCCGGAGCTCTACGGAGACCTCTTCCACAAGGTCCGCATCGAGTACTACCCGCCGCGAGGCGACGCCAAGGAGGGCTGGGACAACATCGATCTCTTCGGCTGGCTGGGCTACCCCATGCAGATGAAGATCGACTTCCTGTGCCGCGACTCCATCCTCGCGGCGCCCATCGTGCTCGACCTGGCGCTGCTGATGGATCTGGCGCAGCGCGCGGGCCGCATCGGCACGCAGGACTGGCTCGGCTTCTACTTCAAGAGCCCCATGACCGAGCCGGGCCGCTCCGCCGACCATGAGCTCTTCCTGCAGGAGCGTCGGCTCAAGAACACCCTGCGCGCGATGATGGGGGATGAGGCCCGGGGCCCGTCCAGCACCGAGGGTGACGACTGA
- a CDS encoding TIGR04290 family methyltransferase produces the protein MVMTPDEMTTEQLEQRVRSLGEWFHNLDLKGVRTAPHHFLGDFPTVFWNRFQHAFPTDLKGKSVLDIGCNGGFYSIEMKRRGAARVVGIDSDERYLAQARFATQVLGVDVELLQMNVYDVGALGEKFDIVLFMGVFYHLRHPLLALDLLYEHVVKELLIFQTLERGSDEVGELARDYPISERAIFDRPEYPKMHFIEYRYAGDWTNWWAPNRACTEAMLRAAGFDLLEHPSREVYICRRGQRPTAWGAVYPRHPESVQ, from the coding sequence ATGGTGATGACACCAGACGAGATGACAACAGAGCAACTGGAGCAGCGGGTGCGCTCGTTGGGGGAGTGGTTCCACAACCTGGACCTGAAGGGCGTGCGCACCGCGCCCCATCACTTCCTCGGGGACTTCCCGACGGTGTTCTGGAATCGTTTCCAGCACGCCTTCCCCACGGACCTGAAGGGCAAGTCCGTGTTGGATATTGGCTGCAACGGCGGGTTCTACAGCATCGAGATGAAGCGGCGCGGGGCGGCGCGCGTGGTGGGCATCGACTCCGATGAGCGCTATCTGGCGCAGGCCCGCTTCGCCACCCAGGTGCTGGGCGTGGACGTGGAACTGCTCCAGATGAACGTCTACGACGTGGGCGCGCTGGGCGAGAAGTTCGACATCGTGCTGTTCATGGGCGTGTTCTACCACCTGCGCCATCCGCTGCTGGCGCTGGACCTGCTCTACGAGCACGTCGTCAAGGAGTTGCTCATCTTCCAGACCCTGGAGCGGGGCAGCGATGAGGTGGGCGAGCTCGCCCGGGACTACCCCATCTCCGAGCGGGCCATCTTCGATCGGCCGGAGTATCCGAAGATGCACTTCATCGAATACCGCTACGCGGGGGACTGGACGAACTGGTGGGCTCCCAACCGCGCATGCACCGAGGCGATGCTGCGCGCGGCGGGGTTCGACCTGCTCGAGCACCCTTCACGTGAGGTCTACATCTGCCGGCGTGGCCAACGCCCGACCGCCTGGGGCGCGGTCTATCCCCGACACCCGGAGTCCGTCCAATGA
- a CDS encoding glycosyl hydrolase produces the protein MIEAIKLWNEPNNMSHWDFGIDKDWSIFSRMVRLAGEAVRAENPLITRVLGGMSPIDVAFLRRMSDQGALDEVDVVAVHGFPLDWNHWQIHEWPDRIAEVRAASRHPVWVTEVGVSTFGAEEVQEFGLRRTAELLLDQVDRVFWYSLYDLPKAWPATTRHREAEGSSYYRHFYMGLIKEDGTPKRALRHLADYTPQMGICQWFHFEDPRLDDAVAWLEKLGVKKLRTGLSWADSHRPNADAWFDQQMSALEDFDVTLTYCFTPGSRGINDHHTSPPQQVEEFAEFCARMTRRYAK, from the coding sequence ATGATCGAAGCCATCAAGCTGTGGAACGAGCCCAACAACATGTCCCACTGGGACTTCGGGATCGACAAGGATTGGAGCATCTTCTCGCGCATGGTGCGCCTCGCCGGGGAGGCGGTGCGGGCGGAGAATCCGTTGATCACCCGCGTCCTCGGGGGCATGTCTCCCATCGACGTGGCCTTCCTCCGCCGGATGTCCGACCAGGGCGCGCTGGACGAGGTGGACGTCGTGGCGGTGCATGGCTTCCCGCTGGACTGGAACCACTGGCAGATCCACGAGTGGCCCGACCGCATCGCCGAGGTGCGTGCCGCCTCGCGCCACCCCGTGTGGGTGACCGAGGTGGGTGTCTCCACCTTTGGCGCCGAGGAAGTGCAGGAGTTTGGCCTGCGGCGCACCGCGGAGCTGCTGCTCGACCAGGTGGACCGGGTGTTCTGGTACAGCCTCTATGACCTGCCGAAGGCCTGGCCGGCGACCACGCGCCACCGCGAGGCCGAGGGCTCGTCCTACTACCGGCACTTCTACATGGGGCTCATCAAGGAGGATGGCACGCCCAAGCGCGCGCTGCGCCACCTCGCGGACTACACGCCCCAGATGGGTATCTGCCAGTGGTTCCACTTCGAGGATCCCCGGCTGGATGACGCGGTGGCGTGGCTCGAGAAGCTGGGCGTCAAGAAGCTGCGCACGGGCCTGAGCTGGGCGGACAGCCACCGGCCCAACGCGGATGCCTGGTTCGACCAGCAGATGAGCGCGCTCGAGGACTTCGACGTGACGCTGACGTACTGCTTCACCCCGGGCTCGCGCGGCATCAACGATCACCACACGAGTCCGCCCCAGCAGGTCGAGGAGTTCGCCGAGTTCTGCGCGCGGATGACCCGCCGTTACGCGAAGTAG
- a CDS encoding DUF5060 domain-containing protein, producing the protein MPLRDTPWRWLLPLLALAACATSRTGGPSSAPAEVERLARFEVDFELPGSTRHPDDVSIEARFTAPSGQQVTVGGFALAEGGFRVRFTPRETGEYQYAVKADGGSGPREVASGRFRVRPSDRRGFVRRSAASAHQLSWEEGTPFFPLGENRFNIYDASWNYNQFPAPEYVAYMARNGMNTLRIFIFTDCEREEPEPGPQPGCLEPQVGRFDAQVAAQYDAILEAAERHGIYVIFTLFAVGFTPGETWKSWEDNPYSTARGGPAATPEEFFEREDIRKAAERKLRYVLDRYGYSPHFLAVDLLNEPEWDGNNGEESWVPWGEHMAAVWHAADPYGHLVTMGSVGLHWNVNGDERPWYAHPGNDLLQWHLYGKEYYEVHALAAEFSRKIAETWGYDKPILCGEFGYGGDDPQTFDHTHVGIWSATFSGAGVLAHSAPPFTPDSDVLMTPERGHHFRVLSDFLSRLSTSPPLLPRPAPSATPEGTRVWALGRPGYQALWVMGARDGYGSRVEGATVRLEGATGCHRVTWWDDVTGEQLHTEESWAKPDGLLLRVPGFVRHVAGLVEALPGMSGDVQDATRCPAERLPGERR; encoded by the coding sequence ATGCCGCTGCGTGACACGCCCTGGCGTTGGTTGCTCCCGCTGCTGGCGCTGGCCGCCTGTGCCACGTCCCGCACGGGAGGACCTTCCTCCGCGCCCGCCGAGGTGGAGCGGCTCGCGCGCTTCGAGGTGGACTTCGAGTTGCCCGGGAGCACCCGGCACCCGGACGATGTCTCCATCGAGGCGCGCTTCACCGCGCCCTCCGGACAGCAGGTGACGGTGGGGGGCTTCGCCCTGGCCGAGGGCGGCTTCCGCGTGCGCTTCACCCCGCGCGAGACGGGGGAGTACCAGTACGCCGTCAAGGCGGATGGCGGCTCGGGCCCGCGCGAGGTGGCCTCGGGGCGCTTCCGGGTGCGTCCGAGCGACCGCCGGGGCTTCGTGCGCCGGAGCGCCGCGTCCGCGCATCAACTGTCCTGGGAGGAGGGCACTCCCTTCTTCCCGCTCGGGGAGAACCGCTTCAACATCTACGACGCCTCGTGGAACTACAACCAGTTCCCGGCGCCCGAGTACGTGGCCTACATGGCCCGCAACGGGATGAACACGCTGCGGATCTTCATCTTCACCGACTGCGAGCGGGAGGAGCCAGAGCCCGGACCCCAGCCGGGTTGTCTGGAGCCCCAGGTGGGGCGCTTCGATGCCCAGGTGGCCGCGCAATACGACGCCATCCTCGAGGCCGCCGAGCGCCACGGCATCTATGTCATCTTCACGCTCTTCGCCGTCGGCTTCACGCCCGGCGAGACGTGGAAGAGCTGGGAGGACAATCCCTACAGCACCGCCCGGGGAGGCCCCGCCGCGACGCCCGAGGAGTTCTTCGAGCGCGAGGACATCCGGAAGGCCGCCGAGCGCAAGCTGCGCTACGTGCTCGACCGCTATGGCTACTCGCCACATTTCCTCGCCGTGGACCTGCTCAACGAGCCGGAGTGGGATGGCAACAACGGCGAGGAGAGCTGGGTGCCCTGGGGCGAGCACATGGCCGCCGTCTGGCACGCCGCGGATCCCTACGGGCACCTCGTCACCATGGGCTCGGTGGGGTTGCACTGGAACGTGAATGGGGACGAGCGCCCCTGGTACGCCCACCCGGGCAACGACCTCTTGCAGTGGCACCTGTACGGCAAGGAGTACTACGAGGTCCACGCGCTGGCGGCCGAGTTCTCGCGCAAGATCGCCGAGACGTGGGGCTATGACAAACCCATCCTCTGTGGCGAGTTCGGCTACGGCGGGGATGATCCCCAGACGTTCGATCACACCCACGTGGGCATCTGGAGCGCGACCTTCTCGGGAGCGGGAGTGCTGGCGCACAGCGCGCCGCCCTTCACACCTGACTCGGATGTGTTGATGACGCCCGAGCGCGGCCACCACTTCCGGGTGCTGTCGGACTTCCTGTCGAGGCTGTCCACCTCGCCGCCGCTGCTGCCCCGGCCCGCGCCGTCCGCGACTCCCGAGGGCACTCGCGTCTGGGCGCTCGGACGCCCTGGCTATCAGGCGCTGTGGGTGATGGGCGCGCGCGACGGCTACGGCTCCCGCGTCGAGGGCGCCACCGTGCGGTTGGAGGGTGCCACCGGATGCCATCGCGTCACCTGGTGGGACGACGTGACGGGCGAGCAACTCCATACGGAGGAGTCATGGGCGAAGCCAGACGGACTGCTGCTGCGGGTGCCTGGCTTTGTCAGACATGTGGCGGGCCTGGTGGAGGCCCTGCCCGGGATGTCGGGTGACGTTCAGGACGCCACGCGTTGTCCGGCGGAACGATTGCCGGGTGAGCGGCGCTGA